A portion of the Choristoneura fumiferana chromosome 6, NRCan_CFum_1, whole genome shotgun sequence genome contains these proteins:
- the LOC141429035 gene encoding uncharacterized protein isoform X1 — MINILSYFGMNMQSEVCLWTLLGLVSTIFDATLFKVNANLKQVWQMRMPAELSMPVQRALRTMISGVMLVQCFTVYVYLATYIVLLYPVFLEERPTLVLPWLLLAAIRKLLCELLSLALGLATCLLVGPARPPCIKFVVIKIISIMPAFYMWMLVLSYYHALKVAAAFKTFRAAVPSNDLDYGLELAIRRRRTKSLFGEALVRSHLMSNLYSDKQINIAGNIAISKENNNFSPNDLGSTDTKKSVKLDIENKENTFYENQTAVDLNETVNNINEVVQAYSIPNRLPSDLGTYEDWFGNEIIVPRNTDRINEQFGLMLLRISAFLQTEKNGPNQIFEAASMLSVSESQVKNLNCPSLTDEATDTPPLVASKKSNIASYLRDYPDIFMKKNDSQLQHKLDSIRVVHSQIEGKSNERTHNEQRQAVRINSGGNVTLDLERPLSEKKSGTKHTHARKQKKKKTDNLKHMENTKNELESVDNSGETSKRQNSAEALKEGSSSPPISSASSLTSTIDRIKSSLTKAKSSRKRKDKNAPSSSHIGSTSTSSGESEEKGV, encoded by the exons ATGATAAACATCCTCTCATATTTCGGCATGAACATGCAGTCGGAGGTGTGTCTGTGGACGCTACTGGGTCTCGTGAGCACCATATTCGACGCGACGCTATTCAAAGTTAATGCTAACTTAAAACAG GTATGGCAGATGCGCATGCCAGCAGAGTTGTCGATGCCGGTGCAGCGAGCGCTGCGCACCATGATTTCCGGTGTCATGCTTGTCCAGTGCTTCACAGTCTATGTTTACCTCGCTACGTACATTGTTTTGCTGTATCCTGTATTTCTG GAGGAGCGTCCGACCCTTGTGCTGCCTTGGCTCCTGCTGGCAGCTATTCGCAAGTTGCTCTGCGAGTTGCTGAGCCTGGCTTTGGGTCTGGCCACCTGTCTCCTGGTGGGACCAGCTCGGCCGCCTTGTATAAAATTCGTGGTGATCAAAATTATCTCCATTATGCCTGCTTTTTACATGTGGATGCTTGTGTTGAG TTATTACCACGCATTAAAAGTGGCAGCTGCATTCAAGACCTTCCGAGCAGCAGTGCCGTCCAACGACCTAGACTATGGGCTTGAGCTGGCCATCCGCAGACGACGCACCAAGTCCTTATTCGGCGAGGCTCTGGTCCGGAGTCACCTTATGTCCAATTT ATATTcagataaacaaataaatatagctGGAAATATAGCTATatctaaagaaaataataatttttcaccTAATGATTTAGGATCAACCGATACAAAGAAGAGCGTTAAATTAGatattgaaaataaagaaaacacatTTTACGAAAATCAAACAGCGGTTGATCTAAATGAAACTGTCAATAATATTAATGAAGTCGTCCAGGCCTACAGCATTCCAAATAGATTACCGTCTGATTTAGGAACTTACGAAGATTGGTTTGGCAATGAAATAATTGTCCCTCGAAATACTGACCGAATCAATGAGCAATTCGGTCTGATGTTGTTACGAATAAGTGCTTTTCTTCAGACAGAAAAAAACGGTCCTAATCAAATATTTGAAGCTGCCTCAATGTTATCCGTATCTGAATCTCAAGTTAAAAATCTTAACTGTCCAAGTCTGACCGATGAAGCTACAGATACTCCCCCGTTAGTTGCAAGCAAGAAAAGTAATATAGCATCGTATCTAAGAGACTACCCGgacatatttatgaaaaaaaatgattcaCAATTACAGCATAAGTTGGACTCTATAAGGGTAGTTCATAGTCAAATTGAAGGTAAAAGCAATGAGAGAACTCACAACGAACAGCGGCAAGCAGTACGTATTAATTCCGGAGGTAACGTTACTTTAGACTTAGAACGACCATTAAGTGAGAAAAAGTCAGGTACAAAGCATACGCAtgcaagaaaacaaaaaaaaaagaaaacagataatttaaaacatatggagaatactaaaaatgaattagAAAGCGTTGATAACTCGGGAGAGACATCAAAACGGCAAAACAGTGCGGAAGCCCTTAAAGAAGGCTCAAGCTCGCCTCCGATTTCTTCAGCTAGTAGTTTGACTTCAACTATTGacagaataaaaagtagtctgaCAAAAGCAAAGTCATCAAGAAAACGTAAAGATAAAAATGCACCGTCGTCGAGCCACATTGGTTCGACTAGTACTTCTAGTGGAGAAAGTGAGGAAAAAGGTGTTTAG
- the LOC141429035 gene encoding uncharacterized protein isoform X2 — protein sequence MNVYHMSRWCNQEERPTLVLPWLLLAAIRKLLCELLSLALGLATCLLVGPARPPCIKFVVIKIISIMPAFYMWMLVLSYYHALKVAAAFKTFRAAVPSNDLDYGLELAIRRRRTKSLFGEALVRSHLMSNLYSDKQINIAGNIAISKENNNFSPNDLGSTDTKKSVKLDIENKENTFYENQTAVDLNETVNNINEVVQAYSIPNRLPSDLGTYEDWFGNEIIVPRNTDRINEQFGLMLLRISAFLQTEKNGPNQIFEAASMLSVSESQVKNLNCPSLTDEATDTPPLVASKKSNIASYLRDYPDIFMKKNDSQLQHKLDSIRVVHSQIEGKSNERTHNEQRQAVRINSGGNVTLDLERPLSEKKSGTKHTHARKQKKKKTDNLKHMENTKNELESVDNSGETSKRQNSAEALKEGSSSPPISSASSLTSTIDRIKSSLTKAKSSRKRKDKNAPSSSHIGSTSTSSGESEEKGV from the exons ATGAATGTATATCACATGTCGCGCTGGTGTAACCAGGAGGAGCGTCCGACCCTTGTGCTGCCTTGGCTCCTGCTGGCAGCTATTCGCAAGTTGCTCTGCGAGTTGCTGAGCCTGGCTTTGGGTCTGGCCACCTGTCTCCTGGTGGGACCAGCTCGGCCGCCTTGTATAAAATTCGTGGTGATCAAAATTATCTCCATTATGCCTGCTTTTTACATGTGGATGCTTGTGTTGAG TTATTACCACGCATTAAAAGTGGCAGCTGCATTCAAGACCTTCCGAGCAGCAGTGCCGTCCAACGACCTAGACTATGGGCTTGAGCTGGCCATCCGCAGACGACGCACCAAGTCCTTATTCGGCGAGGCTCTGGTCCGGAGTCACCTTATGTCCAATTT ATATTcagataaacaaataaatatagctGGAAATATAGCTATatctaaagaaaataataatttttcaccTAATGATTTAGGATCAACCGATACAAAGAAGAGCGTTAAATTAGatattgaaaataaagaaaacacatTTTACGAAAATCAAACAGCGGTTGATCTAAATGAAACTGTCAATAATATTAATGAAGTCGTCCAGGCCTACAGCATTCCAAATAGATTACCGTCTGATTTAGGAACTTACGAAGATTGGTTTGGCAATGAAATAATTGTCCCTCGAAATACTGACCGAATCAATGAGCAATTCGGTCTGATGTTGTTACGAATAAGTGCTTTTCTTCAGACAGAAAAAAACGGTCCTAATCAAATATTTGAAGCTGCCTCAATGTTATCCGTATCTGAATCTCAAGTTAAAAATCTTAACTGTCCAAGTCTGACCGATGAAGCTACAGATACTCCCCCGTTAGTTGCAAGCAAGAAAAGTAATATAGCATCGTATCTAAGAGACTACCCGgacatatttatgaaaaaaaatgattcaCAATTACAGCATAAGTTGGACTCTATAAGGGTAGTTCATAGTCAAATTGAAGGTAAAAGCAATGAGAGAACTCACAACGAACAGCGGCAAGCAGTACGTATTAATTCCGGAGGTAACGTTACTTTAGACTTAGAACGACCATTAAGTGAGAAAAAGTCAGGTACAAAGCATACGCAtgcaagaaaacaaaaaaaaaagaaaacagataatttaaaacatatggagaatactaaaaatgaattagAAAGCGTTGATAACTCGGGAGAGACATCAAAACGGCAAAACAGTGCGGAAGCCCTTAAAGAAGGCTCAAGCTCGCCTCCGATTTCTTCAGCTAGTAGTTTGACTTCAACTATTGacagaataaaaagtagtctgaCAAAAGCAAAGTCATCAAGAAAACGTAAAGATAAAAATGCACCGTCGTCGAGCCACATTGGTTCGACTAGTACTTCTAGTGGAGAAAGTGAGGAAAAAGGTGTTTAG